A window from Culex pipiens pallens isolate TS chromosome 3, TS_CPP_V2, whole genome shotgun sequence encodes these proteins:
- the LOC120421892 gene encoding AT-rich interactive domain-containing protein 2-like, translated as MGGRNVDSHRLYSVVVARDWRLKVNSREDWKEIIKEMTLPKRCMDNEIALKKINIRFLAKYETGDIHGEEKEPTKRRTTRSGIIGGGQSGSCTRCRRFTTPQLTAHKCSSRDGAAPAE; from the exons atgggaggtaggaatgtggattcgcaccggttgtattcggtggtggtggcccgggattggAGATTGAAGGTCAATTCTCGCGAGGACTGGAAAGAGATCATTAAGGAGATGACGCTGCCGAAGCGTTGCATGGacaacgagattgcgttgaagaagataAACATCCGGTTTTTGGCCAAGTACGAGACAGGTGATAttcacggtgaggagaaggagccgacgaagaggaggacgacgagAAGCGGGATAATCGGAGGTGGCCAGAGCGGcagttgcactcggtgccggcggtttacaacACCG caactAACCGCCCACAAATGCTCatctcgcgacggcgcagctccAGCCGAATGA
- the LOC120421916 gene encoding UDP-glucosyltransferase 2-like: MDRSRVLVLFLVAVLCVPSSDGANILAIMTVPSPSHHIWNRVWMEALVDRGHNLTVVTQDKDNSRANLTYVLLENVYPTLFKDGATNYVEMAKESAFRTVFSFLDYYDSVCEGALASKGLDVIRAYPKEFKFDLVIYDYGCGPCLLPLLHKFNYPPLVSLTPFNNPPYSVDVVGGHKQFAYTPYFALNYDSKMNFQQRAYNTLLCLLSSAYRNWYIMPQLDRKVRSFFQYPDMPHLADLEQRTQLMLVNTNPALDALEPLPPNVIAIGGAHIKDPEPLPADLEKFIASSRDGAVLFSLGSNVRSDQIGEERQRMFIEAFRQIPQYHFLWKFESKLNLDLPPNVIIRKWMPQNSILAHSRTKAFITHSGGLSTQEASWFGVPLIGMPFFMDQIKNCQRAVSAGVAERLNFNDLSVERIRTTVLKVLQTPSYKENMMRRSQIFRDQETKPLDRALWWIEYALRHPNVATMKSPTLELGAIRANLWDVYALYVAIVFAAYKLVTGVLGSMGRKRVKQMKRD; this comes from the exons ATGGACCGGAGCAGAGTGCTGGTGCTGTTTCTCGTGGCCGTTTTGTGTGTGCCATCTTCGGATGGAGCTAACATACTCGCAATCATGACCGTTCCTAGCCCGAGTCATCATATTTG GAATCGTGTGTGGATGGAAGCTCTCGTGGATCGTGGCCATAACCTTACCGTTGTGACCCAGGACAAGGATAATTCAAGGGCAAATCTTACCTATGTCCTGCTGGAGAACGTTTATCCTACGTTGTTCAAGGATGGTGCAACAAACTATGTGGAAATGGCTAAGGAAAGTGCATTTCGAACAGTGTTTTCCTTTCTAGATTATTACGATAGCGTTTGTGAAG GTGCGCTTGCATCTAAGGGATTGGATGTGATTCGAGCTTATCCTAAGGAATTCAAGTTTGACCTCGTTATCTATGACTATGGATGTGGACCTTGTCTGCTACCACTTCTTCACAAGTTCAATTATCCACCGCTGGTATCGTTGACGCCATTCAACAACCCTCCGTACTCGGTCGATGTCGTGGGAGGTCACAAGCAATTTGCTTACACGCCATACTTTGCTCTCAACTACGACAGCAAGATGAACTTCCAACAGCGCGCTTACAACACTCTGCTTTGTCTTCTGAGCTCAGC ttatcGTAACTGGTACATTATGCCACAGCTAGATCGAAAGGTGCGATCCTTTTTCCAGTATCCAGACATGCCTCACCTTGCCGACCTCGAGCAACGGACACAGTTGATGCTGGTCAACACTAACCCTGCTCTGGATGCTCTTGAACCATTACCACCCAACGTTATTGCTATTGGTGGTGCACACATCAAAGACCCCGAACCACTTCCGGCTGATCTGGAAAAGTTCATCGCTTCCAGCCGAGATGGAGCGGTGTTATTTTCCTTAGGATCCAACGTGCGAAGTGACCAAATCGGCGAAGAACGTCAGCGGATGTTCATTGAAGCGTTCCGGCAGATACCTCAGTATCACTTTTTGTGGAAATTCGAATCGAAACTAAACCTTGATCTTCCGCCGAACGTGATCATCCGCAAGTGGATGCCGCAGAACAGCATTTTGGCTCATTCTAGAACGAAGGCGTTCATTACACATTCCGGAGGTTTGAGCACCCAAGAAGCATCCTGGTTTGGGGTTCCGTTGATCGGAATGCCCTTCTTCATGGATCAAATCAAG AATTGCCAGCGAGCAGTAAGTGCCGGAGTGGCTGAGCGGCTCAACTTTAACGATCTCTCGGTGGAGAGAATTCGAACCACTGTCCTCAAAGTGTTGCAAACCCCCAGCTACAAGGAAAATATGATGCGAAGGTCGCAGATTTTCCGCGATCAGGAAACGAAACCGTTGGATCGTGCCCTGTGGTGGATCGAGTATGCACTTCGACATCCGAACGTGGCCACCATGAAGTCACCGACGCTCGAGTTGGGTGCAATTCGAGCAAACTTGTGGGACGTTTATGCGCTTTATGTGGCGATTGTTTTTGCCGCTTACAAACTTGTCACGGGAGTGCTGGGGTCGATGGGTCGGAAGAGAGTGAAGCAAATGAAGAGAGATTAG
- the LOC120421894 gene encoding pyrimidodiazepine synthase-like, with the protein MSSGKHLAKGSTPPALGKDGKLRLYSMRFCPYAQRIHLILDAKNIPYHTIFINLTEKPEWYFEKNPLGKVPALEVPDKENITLYESLVVADYIEEAYSDKKRKLYPADPFQKAQDRILIERFNGAVISPYYRILFSSDGIPPGAITEFGTGLDIFEKELKSRATPYFGGDKPGMLDYMIWPWCERVDLLKFALGDKYELDKERFGKLLQWRELMEKDEAVKQSFLSTESHTKFLQSRKSGENNYDILSNDAKRLRAA; encoded by the exons ATGAGCAGTGGAAAGCATTTGGCCAAAG GATCCACCCCACCGGCACTGGGCAAAGATGGCAAGTTGCGCCTTTACTCGATGCGATTCTGCCCGTACGCCCAGCGTATCCATCTAATCTTGGACGCCAAGAACATCCCGTACCACACGATCTTCATCAACCTGACGGAGAAGCCCGAGTGGTACTTTGAGAAGAATCCGCTCGGCAAGGTTCCGGCGCTGGAAGTTCCCGACAAGGAAAACATCACCTTGTACGAGTCGCTCGTGGTGGCCGACTATATCGAGGAAGCGTACTCGGACAAGAAGCGCAAACTCTACCCGGCCGATCCGTTCCAGAAGGCGCAGGACCGCATTCTGATCGAACGCTTCAACGGAGCGGTCATCTCACCGTACTACCGGATTCTGTTCTCCAGCGACGGCATTCCACCGGGTGCCATCACCGAGTTTGGAACGGGGTTGGACATCTTCGAGAAGGAACTGAAAAGCCGAGCCACGCCGTACTTTGGAGGCGACAAACCCGGAATGCTCGACTACATGATCTGGCCGTGGTGTGAGCGGGTCGATCTGCTGAAGTTTGCCCTAGGAGACAAGTACGAGCTGGACAAAGAACGGTTCGGTAAATTG CTTCAGTGGCGCGAACTTATGGAAAAGGACGAAGCGGTCAAGCAATCATTCCTCTCGACTGAAAGCCACACCAAGTTTCTGCAGAGCCGGAAGTCTGGAGAGAACAACTACGATATACTTTC aaacgATGCAAAACGACTGCGTGCCGCATAA